The Sulfurimonas hydrogeniphila genome includes a window with the following:
- the csm3 gene encoding type III-A CRISPR-associated RAMP protein Csm3 — MKIVNIKGQIELLSGLHIGGGDDTMKIGGIDNGVIKDINTDKPYIPGSSLKGKMRSLLEWHIGVVGIGDGNPFSSKLLNDSIFNDDAKKNYAQNLLKLFGDKECAFGITRISVGDCSLSQETVDKELKLSEAKYENVIDRQTGTASNPRQTERVPAGVKFDFDIRVKVLDDDNGDELVSMVKQGLDLVANDYLGGSGSRGYGRVKFHIEN, encoded by the coding sequence ATGAAAATAGTAAATATAAAAGGTCAAATCGAACTACTTAGCGGTCTTCACATAGGTGGAGGAGATGATACTATGAAAATAGGTGGAATTGATAATGGTGTTATAAAAGATATAAATACAGATAAACCATATATTCCAGGAAGTAGTTTAAAAGGTAAGATGAGAAGCCTTTTAGAGTGGCATATAGGAGTTGTAGGAATTGGTGACGGCAATCCATTTAGTTCTAAACTTTTAAATGATAGTATCTTTAATGATGATGCCAAAAAAAATTATGCTCAGAATCTACTTAAACTTTTTGGAGACAAGGAGTGTGCTTTTGGTATAACTCGCATAAGTGTGGGAGATTGTTCACTCTCTCAAGAAACAGTAGATAAAGAGTTAAAACTTAGTGAAGCAAAGTATGAAAATGTTATAGATAGACAAACAGGAACTGCATCTAACCCAAGACAAACAGAAAGGGTGCCTGCAGGGGTGAAGTTTGATTTTGATATAAGAGTAAAAGTGCTAGATGATGATAATGGAGATGAGCTCGTATCTATGGTAAAACAGGGGCTTGATTTGGTAGCAAATGATTATCTTGGTGGTAGTGGAAGTCGTGGTTATGGTAGAGTAAAATTTCATATAGAGAATTAG
- the csm4 gene encoding type III-A CRISPR-associated RAMP protein Csm4 — MILYKTTITPTSNFATTLKGDTLFGQICWAIRYQFSEDRLNKLLNNYETNPFLIVSDGFASGYLPKPNMPSLLLEEDGNLKKQNRKKIWLTLDELQNGNYKKAKTDIQVDNKDQTQSSVKTAINYRTNTTGNGFDPYSITEAYFSKKDIYFLIDDNFSLDELETSLNTVSQMGYGKKATIGKGRFTIGEFEEIKLNTTSKTFMTLSPSVLNGINAKNVYYEPFTRFGKHGAELSNTNPFKKPIILADTKAVINFKDKTNLEFVGKAIKGISTHNNTVHQGYSMVIPIKEIL, encoded by the coding sequence ATGATACTTTATAAAACTACCATAACTCCAACATCAAATTTTGCTACAACTCTAAAAGGTGATACTCTATTTGGTCAGATCTGCTGGGCCATAAGGTATCAATTTAGTGAAGATAGATTAAATAAACTATTAAATAACTATGAAACAAATCCTTTTTTAATTGTATCTGATGGTTTTGCAAGTGGATACTTACCAAAACCAAATATGCCAAGCTTACTTTTAGAAGAAGATGGCAATTTAAAAAAACAAAATCGTAAGAAAATCTGGCTTACTTTAGATGAGTTACAAAATGGGAACTATAAAAAAGCAAAAACAGATATACAGGTCGATAATAAAGACCAAACTCAAAGTAGTGTTAAAACTGCTATAAATTACAGAACCAACACAACGGGCAATGGATTTGACCCATACTCTATTACTGAAGCGTATTTCTCTAAAAAAGATATATACTTTTTAATTGATGATAATTTTTCATTAGATGAGTTAGAAACTTCTTTAAATACTGTTTCTCAAATGGGTTATGGCAAAAAAGCTACTATTGGAAAAGGAAGATTTACTATAGGTGAGTTTGAAGAGATAAAACTAAACACTACTTCAAAAACATTTATGACATTATCACCATCTGTTTTAAATGGCATAAATGCAAAAAATGTTTATTATGAGCCATTTACTAGGTTTGGAAAACATGGAGCAGAATTATCAAACACAAATCCATTTAAAAAGCCAATTATTTTAGCAGATACTAAGGCAGTTATAAACTTTAAAGATAAAACAAACTTAGAGTTTGTAGGCAAAGCTATAAAAGGTATATCTACCCACAACAATACTGTTCATCAGGGATATAGCATGGTTATACCTATAAAGGAGATTTTGTGA